Within the Borrelia miyamotoi genome, the region CTCCATAAAAGAAAATTACTTATTCTCATATCTCCACCAGTACGTATCAAAAGGTCAAGATCACAAAGTTCCGGATTATCCAAAAATTTGGAAAACATAAGCTCATCTAAAGTCTCAAACCTTAAACCACTTCTCAGAATTCTCTTAGCAGCTCTTACTATCTCATTTCGACCACCATAATTAATGGCCAAATTCAATACAAACCCATCAAAATTTTTTGTAAAATCAATAGCATCAATGATTGCTCTCCTTACTTCTTTACTTAAAGCTTCAATATCTCCTGATACTATTATTTTTATATTATTCTCACTATAAAACCCAAATTCAGAACTTAAATAATTGGCAATCAAAAACATTAAATATTCTATTTCGGATTTTGTTCTATTCCAATTTTCAGTAGAGAAAATATAAAGAGATAAATATTTTATGCCCAATTTAATAGAATAATGAACTATCTCCTTGGCTCTCTTTAAACCTTCTTTATGACCTTCAAAAAGCGAAAGACCTTCCTTTAAAGCCCATCTTCTATTTCCATCCATGATGATTCCAACATGCATTGGAAGGGAATCACTAC harbors:
- the uppS gene encoding polyprenyl diphosphate synthase — its product is MSSDSLPMHVGIIMDGNRRWALKEGLSLFEGHKEGLKRAKEIVHYSIKLGIKYLSLYIFSTENWNRTKSEIEYLMFLIANYLSSEFGFYSENNIKIIVSGDIEALSKEVRRAIIDAIDFTKNFDGFVLNLAINYGGRNEIVRAAKRILRSGLRFETLDELMFSKFLDNPELCDLDLLIRTGGDMRISNFLLWRIAYCEFVFSNVLWPEYSVSHYVKDLACFKNRKRNFGK